CTAAAGCTTTACAGGGCTAGAGGTTTGGATAGGCTGATAAGCTTCAGGGAGTTCCAAAACGCTGAGGAGGGGAAGACCTTCCAGGGCCTCTTCAGGGGATCCGAGTACTTCATAAGGTTCGTGAAGCAACCCTGCGAGGCGGGGGAATCCTACGGGAACCCCTCCTATAAGCCCCTGGGGAGGGGCGCCTTCGAGGCGGTGGTCCTGGATGACTCCGAGGCGATATTTACGCCGTGCAGGTACCTGGTTGAGGGCTGGGCCCAGGTTGGGGCGGGGAGGATCCCCATAAGGGAGGTGGCGAGCTTCAGGGGCAGGTTCTGCAGCCAGGCGGAGAGGGGCGACCATGTGAGGGGTGTGGGCGCCGTGGAGGAAGTCCTCTGGAGGGATAAGCCATCATACCATAGGGTTATAGTCGGCGAGGACAAGGGTGATTTCCTCATCCCGGGGATGGTGGGATAGATGAGGGGTTTCAGGGATCACGACCACGTGGAGACCCTCGACGGGATGGTCTTCACGGTCGTGGGGAACGTGCATCCACCGGGGCGGGTGCTCGCCTACCTGAAGTACAGGCGCCTCGACGGGGGATATAAAAGGGTCTTGGAGAGGTACTCCATGATGGATCTGGAGGCCACGCTGAGGCTCCTCTCGGAGGAGGCGCCTCAACACCTCTTCCGCGACGAACGTTTAGGCTTCGAGTTCTCCGCCCCCATGAAGACCATGATTAAGAGGCATCTTAAGCCTGAGGCGCGGCTGGGCTGGATCCTATCCCGTGGAGGGGACAAGCTTGAGAGGTTGGCGGGGGAGCTGGCGTCCAGGCTCTCAGGGATGAGCGGCGTCGACCCGGGATGCTTCGGCGTCACGGGCTCCATACTCCTGGGGATCCACCACCAGCTCTTCTCGGACCTGGACTTGACGGTCTACGGCAGGGATGCATCCCTCAGGGTCATGGAGGCGCTCAAGGGGATAGCCCGCAGGGGCGGCGGAGGATTCGAAAGGTTCAGCCTCGAGGATTTAAGGGCCATATACTCGGAGCGGGGCTTGGGGTCGGCCCTAAGCTTCAAGGATTACGCCGTGGTCTACAGGAGGCTCTGGAACAGAGGCCTCTACAAAGGGGTCTTCTTCTCCGTCCACCCGGTTAAATTGGAGGGGGAGGTCGAGGAATCCTACGGGGACCGCCTCTACAGGCGGTTGGGGGAGGCCTCGATCGAGGCGACGATAGCCGAGGCCGTCGACTCCATATTCTACCCGGGCGTATACGGGGTTGAGGATGTCCAGGTCCTGGAGGGCTTAAAAGTGGATGACCTGAGGGAGATTGTGTGCTTCGAAGGCCTCTACTGCGGGATAGCCGTTCCAGGGGAGAGGATGAGGGCTAAGGGCGTGGTGGAGAAGGTGGAGGATAAGGGACGTGAATGGCATAGGCTTGTGGTGGGCTCCCGGGGGACTCCGGGCTATATGAAGCCCGTTTAGGCTGGGGTTCCAAGTAACGATTTCAGCCTTGAGCGTTCAGGGCGGCTCTGATTCCAGGGCTTCCTTAAGGTTTATCTTTATGGGGCCGAGCTTCCCGCCGAAGTTCACGGCGGTTATCCTCCTCACGCCCTCAACCTGGGCTGCAGCCCTCACCGCTAGGGCCGTAGCCTTCCTGAGCATCCTCGAGGAGAGGGCGTTGAAAACTATCTCGTATACGCTATTCACATCCTCCGGGACCTGGGAGTCCTCCACCCTACCCCTGAGGAAGGGGCAGTAGGGATGGTTCGTGGAGGCCTTCAACTTATACTTCCTGGAGCCCACCTTCGACCCCGACCTGCATACGCCGCCGGGGAACGGGAGTATCACACCCCTCAAGGTCCTTATGGCCTCCACGGCGGATTCGGCTGCGCGAAGCCCAGCTGAGGCCTCGGAGGCCATTATGAGTATGTTGCCCCCGGCTACACCCTTCCTCACGCCTATCCTGTCCTCTATGAGGAACTCCCCCTCCATCACGGGGATCCTCCACATGGACCTCCCGTTGAGCTCCACCTTCTCCTCGAAGCCGTCGCCGAACATCCGGACAGCCCACCCTATCTTAAGCCTCTTAGGGGGATCGGGCGTGGCATCATATACGGCTGTGGATGGACAGGTGAGGATGCACTGGCCTATCCTGGCTATGAGCTGCTGCTTCAAAAGGCTTCCAAGCCCATGATAGAACTGTAGGTATAGGCCTATCCGGCCGTCAGGAGTCTCGGAGGGCTGGGCTGGAGGCCCCTCAACCCCCGCCTCGCACGGGGCCATTATGATGGATGTGGCGAAGCCCGTGGCGGCCATGGCCGCGGCGCGGGCCCAGCCCTCACTGGCAGCGGTTACGAGTATACGGGAGACCCACATGGGGAAGGCCTCGGCGAAGTCCTCATCGCCGACCTCCACTCCATTGATCCTCAAATCAGAGCACCGAGAAAATGTCTCTGATGAATTATAGATTTAAGCGTTTTTAGGATTGCTGGCTTTATGCGGCGTAGATGGCCTTACTCCGCTAAATAAAGGGCGGGTTAAGGGTTTTAAGTTAAGAGTTTTGGAAAATAGGGGTTGCAGTGGTC
This region of Candidatus Bathyarchaeota archaeon genomic DNA includes:
- the fhcD gene encoding formylmethanofuran--tetrahydromethanopterin N-formyltransferase, translated to MRINGVEVGDEDFAEAFPMWVSRILVTAASEGWARAAAMAATGFATSIIMAPCEAGVEGPPAQPSETPDGRIGLYLQFYHGLGSLLKQQLIARIGQCILTCPSTAVYDATPDPPKRLKIGWAVRMFGDGFEEKVELNGRSMWRIPVMEGEFLIEDRIGVRKGVAGGNILIMASEASAGLRAAESAVEAIRTLRGVILPFPGGVCRSGSKVGSRKYKLKASTNHPYCPFLRGRVEDSQVPEDVNSVYEIVFNALSSRMLRKATALAVRAAAQVEGVRRITAVNFGGKLGPIKINLKEALESEPP